A genomic region of Micromonospora sp. NBC_01796 contains the following coding sequences:
- a CDS encoding MerR family transcriptional regulator, with amino-acid sequence MEYPVGEVARIAGVTVRTLHHYDEIGLLSPSGRTGAGYRRYDDADLERLQQILFYRELGFPLEEINAIVDDPESNPTEHLRRQHELLTGRIHRLREMVTAIEFAMEAKKVGIQLTPEERFEVFGDFDPDEHAAEAEQRWGDTDAYRESNRRAGQYSKDDWLRNKAENAEWGRRFVALMDTGAPADSPAAMALAEEHRQLISRWFYECTYEIHTGLADMYLADPRFTAYYENIAPGMTAYLCGAIHANAITRA; translated from the coding sequence GTGGAGTACCCGGTGGGGGAGGTGGCGCGGATCGCCGGCGTGACCGTACGGACGCTGCACCACTACGACGAGATCGGTCTGCTCTCGCCGAGCGGTCGTACGGGTGCGGGCTACCGCCGGTACGACGACGCCGACCTGGAGCGGTTGCAGCAGATCCTGTTCTACCGGGAGCTGGGGTTCCCACTGGAAGAGATCAACGCGATCGTCGACGACCCGGAGTCGAATCCGACCGAGCATCTGCGTCGGCAGCACGAACTGCTGACCGGTCGGATCCACCGGCTGCGGGAGATGGTCACCGCGATCGAGTTCGCGATGGAGGCGAAGAAGGTGGGTATCCAACTCACACCGGAGGAGCGGTTCGAGGTCTTCGGCGACTTCGACCCGGACGAGCACGCGGCCGAGGCCGAGCAGCGCTGGGGCGACACCGACGCGTACCGGGAGTCGAACCGGCGTGCGGGGCAGTACAGCAAGGACGACTGGCTGCGGAACAAGGCGGAGAACGCCGAGTGGGGCCGGCGGTTCGTGGCGCTGATGGACACGGGCGCCCCGGCCGACAGCCCGGCCGCGATGGCGCTCGCCGAGGAGCACCGCCAGTTGATCAGCCGCTGGTTCTACGAGTGCACGTACGAGATCCACACCGGGCTGGCCGACATGTACCTGGCCGACCCGAGGTTCACCGCGTACTACGAGAACATCGCACCGGGCATGACGGCCTACCTGTGCGGGGCCATCCACGCCAACGCGATCACCCGCGCCTAG
- a CDS encoding CRTAC1 family protein — MPSKPGVLRRLTPALFVLVLTGTLFVAAQLPEASAEDRASMASRFRFTELPIALPEGLPLRTVREVNPEYEHIKSWISSVGAAIAVNDLDGGGVANDLCLVDTRSDSVIVTPAPESGGSYPPFVLDPAPLPMNSVMAPMGCAPGDFNQDGWTDLLVYFWGRSPVLFMQRGTSAPLSLATYLPMELLQYGTAPDGQYHGPQWNTNAVNIADFDGDGHPDIGVFNYFPDTAVLDPQGLKGVTMNHSMSRAQNAGGAHIMRWKSATVGATPSVTYEEQNAIEPNLATGWSLGAGSADLDGDLLPELYVANDFGNDRFFHNVSTPGNIKFTLAEGRRGAFTPKSLVVGHDSFKGMSIEFGDLNSTGRFDMFVSNITTSWGIEESNFLWKNTADNVEEAREKLSSGVAPFDNKAADANIAWVGWGWDSKMADFDNSGQLSVVQTTGFVKGHINRWNWLQELAMANDLMLAEPHMWPNAEPGDDISGSSPFAFWVREDNGRYVNLNEDLGMTDTTPSRGVAVADVNADGSQDFAVARQWGPPAYYRNTKPAEGNFLGLRLHRPVAGATPGAAGPIGTPAYGAQVKIKTADGRTQVAQLDGGSGHSGKRSFDVFFGLGDEANKPVSAELCWLDLSGTMHMQTLNLNPGWHDFMLTDQAQEVAGS; from the coding sequence ATGCCATCGAAACCCGGCGTCCTGCGCCGGTTAACCCCGGCCCTGTTCGTGCTCGTCCTGACGGGCACCCTGTTCGTGGCCGCTCAACTACCGGAGGCGTCGGCCGAAGATCGCGCATCGATGGCCTCGCGCTTCCGGTTCACCGAGCTGCCCATCGCACTGCCCGAAGGGCTGCCGCTGCGGACCGTCCGCGAGGTGAACCCCGAATACGAGCACATCAAGTCGTGGATCTCCTCGGTCGGCGCGGCGATCGCCGTCAACGACCTGGACGGCGGCGGAGTCGCCAACGACCTGTGCCTGGTGGACACCCGGAGCGACTCCGTGATCGTCACACCGGCACCGGAGAGCGGCGGCAGCTACCCGCCGTTCGTACTCGACCCCGCCCCGCTGCCGATGAACTCGGTGATGGCCCCGATGGGCTGTGCCCCCGGTGACTTCAACCAGGACGGTTGGACCGACCTGCTGGTCTACTTCTGGGGTCGTAGCCCGGTGCTGTTCATGCAGCGCGGCACCTCCGCGCCGCTGAGCCTGGCCACCTACCTCCCGATGGAGTTGCTCCAGTACGGCACCGCGCCCGACGGCCAGTACCACGGCCCGCAGTGGAACACCAACGCGGTGAACATCGCCGACTTCGACGGCGACGGGCACCCCGACATCGGGGTGTTCAACTACTTTCCGGACACCGCCGTCCTCGACCCGCAGGGGCTCAAGGGCGTGACGATGAACCACTCGATGTCCCGGGCCCAGAACGCCGGCGGCGCGCACATCATGCGCTGGAAGTCGGCCACCGTCGGCGCCACCCCGTCGGTGACGTACGAGGAACAGAACGCCATCGAGCCGAACCTGGCCACCGGGTGGTCCCTCGGCGCAGGCTCGGCCGACCTCGACGGCGACCTGCTTCCCGAGCTGTACGTCGCCAACGACTTCGGCAACGACCGGTTCTTCCACAACGTCTCCACCCCGGGCAACATCAAGTTCACCCTCGCCGAGGGCCGCCGGGGTGCCTTCACCCCGAAGTCGCTGGTCGTCGGGCACGACTCGTTCAAGGGCATGTCGATCGAGTTCGGCGACCTCAACTCCACCGGTCGGTTCGACATGTTCGTCAGCAACATCACCACAAGTTGGGGCATCGAGGAGAGCAACTTCCTCTGGAAGAACACCGCGGACAACGTCGAAGAGGCGCGGGAGAAGCTCAGCAGCGGGGTGGCCCCGTTCGACAACAAGGCGGCGGACGCGAACATCGCCTGGGTCGGCTGGGGCTGGGACTCCAAGATGGCCGACTTCGACAACAGCGGCCAGCTCAGCGTGGTCCAGACCACCGGCTTCGTGAAGGGCCACATCAACCGGTGGAACTGGCTCCAGGAACTCGCCATGGCCAACGACCTCATGCTGGCCGAACCGCACATGTGGCCGAACGCCGAGCCCGGTGACGACATCTCCGGCTCGTCGCCGTTCGCGTTCTGGGTCCGGGAGGACAACGGCCGGTACGTCAACCTCAACGAGGACCTGGGGATGACCGACACCACGCCGTCGCGCGGGGTCGCGGTCGCCGACGTGAACGCCGACGGCAGCCAGGACTTCGCGGTGGCCCGGCAGTGGGGACCGCCGGCCTACTACCGCAACACCAAGCCGGCCGAGGGCAACTTCCTCGGCCTGCGGCTGCACCGGCCGGTGGCCGGCGCGACACCGGGGGCGGCCGGTCCGATCGGGACCCCGGCGTACGGGGCCCAGGTGAAGATCAAGACCGCAGACGGGCGTACGCAGGTCGCCCAGCTCGACGGCGGCAGCGGGCACTCCGGCAAGCGCAGCTTCGACGTCTTCTTCGGGCTCGGCGACGAAGCGAACAAGCCGGTCTCCGCCGAGCTCTGCTGGCTCGACCTCAGCGGGACGATGCACATGCAGACGCTCAACCTGAACCCCGGTTGGCACGACTTCATGCTCACCGACCAGGCCCAGGAGGTGGCGGGCTCATGA
- a CDS encoding enediyne biosynthesis protein yields the protein MTHVERISTAGVGVRTPVATAPARTDQATTAATGAPPRPNRIDGKDPRYLALRNFAISMSIFNILGYSVFGFEQPWTWPLFALAVGYTTEFVCETIAAWAGKRPAEYAGNGAWGVYTFLLPTHITSLAANMLLYANDIFWPIAFAVVVSVGQKYVLRAPIKGRFRHFMNPSNFGITITLLAFSWVNIAPPYHFTENVPDVIRIVIPVVILTAGTVLNAALTKKVGLIMGWGGGFVLQALIRHWIWDVSLWGALVPMTGVAFILFTNYMVTDPGTTPSRFRDQFMFGASVATVYGVLMVFNIVYTLFFAVTLVCLARGLWWWSRWLRERRQEGVTAPVPVAPQPATA from the coding sequence ATGACCCACGTCGAACGCATCAGCACCGCCGGAGTCGGCGTCCGTACCCCGGTCGCCACCGCACCGGCCCGGACCGACCAGGCGACGACCGCCGCGACCGGGGCACCTCCCCGGCCGAACCGGATCGACGGCAAGGACCCGCGCTATCTCGCGCTGCGCAACTTCGCCATCTCGATGAGCATCTTCAACATCCTCGGCTACTCGGTGTTCGGCTTCGAGCAGCCGTGGACGTGGCCACTGTTCGCCCTCGCGGTCGGCTACACCACCGAGTTCGTCTGCGAGACGATCGCGGCCTGGGCCGGGAAACGACCCGCGGAGTACGCCGGCAACGGTGCCTGGGGCGTCTACACCTTCCTGCTACCGACCCACATCACGTCGCTCGCGGCGAACATGCTGCTCTACGCGAACGACATCTTCTGGCCGATCGCCTTCGCCGTCGTGGTCTCGGTGGGTCAGAAGTACGTGCTCCGGGCGCCGATCAAGGGGCGGTTCCGGCACTTCATGAACCCCTCCAACTTCGGCATCACGATCACCCTGCTCGCCTTCTCCTGGGTGAACATCGCGCCGCCGTACCACTTCACGGAGAACGTGCCGGACGTGATCCGGATCGTGATCCCGGTGGTCATCCTCACGGCCGGGACGGTGCTCAACGCCGCCCTGACCAAGAAAGTCGGCCTGATCATGGGGTGGGGCGGCGGCTTCGTACTCCAGGCCCTGATCAGACACTGGATCTGGGACGTGTCCCTGTGGGGCGCGCTGGTGCCGATGACCGGGGTGGCGTTCATCCTCTTCACCAACTACATGGTCACCGACCCCGGCACCACCCCGAGCCGGTTCCGGGACCAGTTCATGTTCGGTGCCAGCGTCGCCACCGTCTACGGGGTGCTGATGGTGTTCAACATCGTCTACACCCTCTTCTTCGCCGTCACCCTCGTCTGCCTGGCCCGCGGGCTCTGGTGGTGGAGCCGGTGGCTGCGTGAGCGCCGGCAGGAGGGCGTGACCGCCCCGGTGCCGGTGGCGCCACAACCGGCGACCGCCTGA
- a CDS encoding acyl-CoA thioesterase, with the protein MEMYYEYRHTVGFEETNIVGNVYYVNYLRWQGRCREMFLKDRAPAVLDDLRDDLKLFTLRVDCEFFAEITAFDELAIRMRLVELAQTQVQFGFDYVRLDPGAGETLVARGNQRVACMRGPNTRTLPARVPESLVRALEPYVLAAPRA; encoded by the coding sequence ATGGAGATGTACTACGAGTACCGGCACACGGTTGGTTTCGAGGAAACCAACATCGTGGGGAACGTGTACTACGTCAACTACCTGCGGTGGCAGGGGCGGTGCCGGGAGATGTTCCTCAAGGACCGGGCCCCGGCGGTGCTGGACGACCTGCGCGACGACCTGAAGCTGTTCACGCTCCGGGTCGACTGCGAGTTCTTCGCCGAGATCACCGCGTTCGACGAGCTGGCGATCAGGATGCGGCTGGTCGAGCTGGCACAGACCCAGGTCCAGTTCGGATTCGACTACGTCCGGCTGGACCCGGGCGCGGGCGAGACCCTGGTCGCCCGCGGCAACCAGCGGGTGGCGTGCATGCGTGGCCCGAACACCCGTACGCTCCCGGCCCGAGTGCCGGAATCCCTGGTCCGAGCGCTCGAGCCGTACGTGCTCGCGGCGCCTCGGGCCTGA
- a CDS encoding ice-binding family protein, which yields MSSTDSGTSAATAAVSLGTAAQFAVLAASTITNTGPTTVTGDLGLSPGTSVTGFPPGVVNGTQHVADAVAAQAKTDLGTAYDDAAARVSTTTPVELGGTTKTPGVYESLAGTFGITGALTLDAQGDPGAVFVFKAASTLITASASSVNLVNGARADNVFWIVGSSATLGTYSILRGNILAVASITVTTGVTIEGRALARNAAVTLDSNTITAPTGGVLAAGRHSVRSAGASD from the coding sequence ATGAGTTCAACAGACAGCGGAACGAGCGCGGCCACAGCGGCGGTGTCGTTGGGCACGGCCGCCCAGTTCGCGGTCCTCGCCGCCTCGACGATCACCAACACCGGACCCACCACCGTCACCGGGGACCTCGGGCTCAGCCCCGGCACCTCGGTCACCGGCTTCCCGCCGGGAGTCGTCAACGGCACCCAGCACGTCGCCGACGCCGTCGCCGCACAGGCGAAAACCGACCTGGGCACCGCGTACGACGACGCGGCGGCCCGGGTGAGCACCACCACCCCGGTCGAACTCGGCGGGACGACCAAAACTCCCGGCGTCTACGAGTCCCTCGCCGGCACCTTCGGCATCACCGGCGCACTCACCCTCGACGCCCAGGGCGACCCCGGCGCCGTTTTCGTCTTCAAGGCAGCGTCCACCCTGATCACCGCCTCGGCCAGCAGCGTCAACCTGGTCAACGGCGCACGGGCGGACAACGTCTTCTGGATCGTCGGCAGCTCGGCGACCCTCGGCACCTACTCCATCCTGCGCGGCAACATCCTCGCCGTCGCCTCGATCACCGTCACCACCGGCGTCACCATCGAGGGCCGCGCACTCGCCCGCAACGCCGCCGTCACCCTCGACAGCAACACGATCACCGCCCCCACCGGCGGTGTGCTCGCGGCGGGAAGGCACTCAGTCCGTAGTGCGGGCGCCTCGGACTGA
- a CDS encoding MerR family transcriptional regulator — MRISVLSRQSGVPVATIKFYLREQLLPPGTPTARNQAEYDEEHLIRLKLIRVLTGIGMMSIASVREVLAAIDDNCLAPQAVAKVVTKALLADYPTEDSEPGVIESALGRIDQLVHTVGWRVEPEAPAKSTLAQVFAALQYLGWDDDSDAFRLYVSAADALARHELDQSPQETAATAVARTVLNEVAFAAMRRMAYEHYLALRVAGGTAPEEAPRAD; from the coding sequence ATGAGAATTTCGGTACTCAGCAGACAGAGCGGGGTCCCGGTAGCGACGATCAAGTTCTACCTCAGAGAACAACTGCTGCCACCAGGTACACCTACCGCCAGGAACCAGGCCGAGTATGACGAAGAGCACCTTATACGGTTAAAACTAATTCGGGTGTTGACCGGTATAGGAATGATGAGCATCGCCTCGGTCCGCGAGGTACTGGCAGCGATCGACGACAATTGCCTCGCCCCTCAGGCGGTGGCCAAGGTGGTCACCAAGGCCCTCCTCGCGGACTACCCCACCGAGGACTCGGAGCCCGGCGTCATCGAGTCGGCGCTGGGGCGCATCGACCAGCTCGTCCACACTGTCGGCTGGCGCGTCGAGCCCGAGGCACCCGCAAAATCCACCCTGGCGCAGGTTTTCGCGGCGCTTCAGTACCTCGGCTGGGACGACGACAGTGACGCCTTCAGGCTGTACGTCTCCGCCGCCGACGCCCTGGCGAGGCACGAACTGGACCAGTCGCCGCAGGAGACCGCCGCCACGGCGGTAGCCCGTACCGTGCTGAACGAGGTGGCCTTCGCCGCCATGCGCCGGATGGCGTACGAGCACTATCTCGCCCTGCGGGTGGCCGGCGGCACGGCACCCGAAGAGGCCCCGCGGGCCGACTGA
- a CDS encoding IS4 family transposase: protein MSGPARDHIDLGVLTSTVPPDLVDEVIETTGCREQRRRVLPARVVIYFVLALTLFSAADGYRPPGYRAVLRILVLRWRGLCQGCVIASSSALTQARQRLGVKPFHLLFDRVRDSTNTPTTGSTYAFGRRLVAWDATTLPAPDTPANATEFGYHGQARKPTKKQVDSYLRRLGSTPLIRLMTLIDCGTHSIIDAAFDGVVTSSEPALARRLLASLTPGMLLLADRNFTSHDLWSHATATGADLIWRAKKNLQLVPTTHLPDGSFLATLPTRRETARLNGARARGRAPQPPRHGHQIRVVEFTITTTTGQDTRTDEYRLLTTLLDHHHAPAQQLATLYQQRWESETHYSFLKPRLIGTNTTLRSHTPTGITQEIYALLITYQALCHLRTEAATTANHDPDHISFTLTLRTARTALHQPPTHHTRNHTITDILNEPPLTRRHRTYPRQRRPTATPYPTKPRHQPRPPTHTHHHITITPSQTTTKITNQRLN from the coding sequence ATGAGTGGCCCAGCCCGCGATCACATCGATCTCGGGGTGTTGACCAGTACCGTCCCACCCGACCTGGTCGACGAGGTCATCGAGACCACCGGCTGCCGGGAACAACGACGCCGGGTCCTACCCGCCCGGGTGGTGATCTACTTCGTACTCGCGTTAACACTGTTCAGCGCCGCCGACGGCTACCGCCCACCGGGATACCGGGCCGTCCTACGGATCCTGGTCCTACGGTGGCGGGGCCTGTGTCAGGGATGCGTGATCGCGTCGAGCTCAGCGTTGACCCAGGCCCGGCAGCGACTCGGCGTCAAGCCCTTCCACCTGCTCTTCGACCGGGTCCGTGACTCCACCAACACCCCCACAACCGGCTCGACCTACGCCTTCGGTCGACGTCTCGTCGCATGGGACGCCACCACCCTCCCCGCCCCGGACACCCCCGCCAACGCCACCGAATTCGGCTACCACGGCCAAGCCCGCAAACCCACCAAAAAACAAGTGGACAGCTACCTACGCCGGCTCGGCAGCACCCCACTGATCCGACTCATGACACTCATCGACTGCGGCACCCACAGCATCATCGACGCCGCCTTCGACGGAGTCGTCACCTCCAGCGAACCCGCCCTCGCCCGGCGGCTCCTCGCCTCACTCACCCCCGGCATGCTCCTCCTCGCCGACCGGAACTTCACCAGTCACGACCTGTGGTCACACGCCACCGCCACCGGCGCCGACCTCATCTGGCGAGCGAAGAAGAACCTCCAACTCGTCCCCACCACCCACCTACCCGACGGCTCATTCCTCGCCACACTCCCCACCAGACGCGAGACCGCCCGCCTCAACGGCGCCCGCGCCCGCGGCCGCGCACCCCAACCACCACGCCACGGCCACCAAATCCGCGTCGTGGAATTCACCATCACCACCACCACCGGCCAAGACACCCGAACCGACGAATACCGGCTACTCACCACCCTGCTCGACCACCACCACGCCCCCGCGCAACAACTCGCCACCCTCTACCAACAACGCTGGGAATCAGAAACCCACTACAGCTTCCTCAAACCCCGCCTCATCGGCACCAACACCACCCTCCGCTCACACACACCCACCGGCATCACCCAAGAGATCTACGCACTCCTCATCACCTACCAAGCCCTCTGCCACCTCCGCACCGAAGCCGCCACCACCGCCAACCACGACCCCGACCACATCTCCTTCACCCTCACCCTCCGCACCGCCCGCACCGCCCTCCACCAACCCCCCACCCACCACACCCGCAACCACACCATCACCGACATCCTCAACGAACCACCACTCACCAGACGCCACCGCACCTACCCCCGCCAACGACGACCAACCGCCACCCCCTACCCCACAAAACCCCGCCACCAACCCCGACCACCCACCCACACCCACCACCACATCACCATCACACCCAGCCAAACCACCACCAAAATCACCAACCAACGCCTTAACTAA
- a CDS encoding DUF4232 domain-containing protein — protein sequence MQTYPARRRPARHRLGPLVTTVAAVLLFGAGCEGPVPGQPIVLPAPTPPAPSPWTVPAPGESGRTADVPAQGAPSGSATGLPVPTVTGAPREAASCPASGVLVSTSPTDAAMGLRGMGIVLFNCGTEPFPLNGYPVVRVLDAEREPLAVRVENGTALGGEDPGPKEITVYPGGTAYASVRWRNTVTDGEIAEGAYLEVAPAAGQPAQTVAKHLDLGTTGRLEVHAWTMS from the coding sequence GTGCAGACGTACCCCGCTCGCCGCCGACCCGCCCGCCACCGGCTCGGCCCGCTGGTCACCACGGTCGCGGCGGTGCTCCTGTTCGGCGCCGGCTGCGAGGGTCCCGTGCCCGGCCAGCCGATCGTCCTGCCGGCGCCGACCCCGCCGGCGCCCTCGCCCTGGACGGTTCCGGCACCGGGCGAGAGCGGTCGCACCGCTGACGTACCGGCGCAGGGCGCCCCGAGCGGGTCGGCCACCGGTCTGCCCGTACCGACCGTGACGGGGGCTCCGCGCGAGGCCGCCAGTTGCCCGGCGTCGGGCGTACTGGTGAGCACCAGCCCGACCGATGCCGCGATGGGGCTTCGGGGCATGGGCATCGTGCTGTTCAACTGCGGCACCGAACCGTTCCCGCTGAACGGCTACCCGGTGGTACGGGTGCTCGACGCGGAGCGGGAACCGCTGGCGGTGAGGGTCGAGAACGGGACCGCGCTGGGCGGCGAGGACCCCGGCCCGAAGGAGATCACCGTGTACCCCGGCGGCACCGCGTACGCCTCGGTGCGCTGGCGGAACACGGTCACCGACGGGGAGATCGCCGAGGGCGCGTACCTGGAGGTCGCCCCGGCGGCCGGACAGCCGGCCCAGACCGTGGCGAAGCACCTCGACCTGGGCACCACCGGCCGGCTGGAGGTACACGCCTGGACGATGTCCTGA
- a CDS encoding flavin reductase family protein has translation MDVQAKPSSTAEIQLLRRSFSAYATGVTVVTVGGDAPHGMTANSFTTVSLDPPLVLVCVGRQAIMHGLLAETGTFGVSVLSAHQEAVARYFADKRRPLGAEQFEAVDCVPGQITGAPLVRGALAHFECKLRAAYDGGDHTIFVGELLSLDRHLDDKALLFYLGRFAQFDFE, from the coding sequence GTGGATGTTCAGGCGAAACCGTCCTCGACGGCCGAGATCCAACTGCTCCGACGTTCGTTCAGCGCGTACGCCACCGGCGTCACGGTGGTGACCGTCGGTGGCGACGCGCCGCACGGCATGACCGCGAACTCGTTCACCACGGTGTCGCTGGACCCGCCGCTGGTGCTCGTGTGCGTGGGTCGGCAGGCCATCATGCACGGGCTGCTCGCGGAGACCGGCACGTTCGGGGTTTCCGTCCTGTCCGCACACCAGGAGGCGGTGGCCCGGTACTTCGCCGACAAGCGCCGCCCCCTGGGCGCGGAGCAGTTCGAGGCGGTGGACTGCGTACCGGGTCAGATCACGGGCGCGCCGCTGGTCCGCGGCGCGCTGGCCCATTTCGAGTGCAAGCTGCGGGCAGCTTACGACGGTGGGGACCACACCATCTTCGTCGGCGAACTGCTGTCGCTGGACCGGCATCTGGACGACAAGGCCCTGCTGTTCTACCTGGGCAGGTTCGCTCAGTTCGACTTCGAGTGA
- a CDS encoding cytochrome P450: MTTLDRARRVPPGPPRSSAMRMLAVMNRDRLGMMTDAAAAYGDAVRLPVGPKSLYFFNHPDYAKHILADNSANYHKGIGLVHARRALGDGLLTSEGDLWRKQRSVIQPAFQSKRIAAQAGAIGLEAAALVERLRAYEGQGPVDVVKEMTGLTLGVLGRTLLDADLGTFNTIGGSFSTVQDQAMFELATLSAVPTWIPLPTQLRFRRARRDLERIVDQLVADRRASTGNRDDVLSRLIISAGQESDPRVGRERLRDELVTLLLAGHETTASTLTWSLYLIDQHPQVWERMHAEAVEVLGDRPPVYEDLRGLKYTAMVVEEVMRLFPPVWLLPRKALREDNVGGYHVPAGADVVVCTYTLHRHPDFWPSPERFDPERFDPARSGDRPRYAYIPFGAGPRFCVGNHLGMMEAAFVLAMLARELRLVKAPEHEVVPEPMLSLRMRDGLPMTVRSLR; this comes from the coding sequence ATGACAACTCTGGATCGAGCCCGGCGGGTGCCGCCGGGACCCCCGCGCAGCTCCGCGATGCGGATGCTCGCGGTGATGAACCGGGACCGGTTGGGCATGATGACCGACGCGGCCGCGGCGTACGGCGACGCGGTCCGGCTGCCGGTCGGACCGAAGTCGCTCTACTTCTTCAACCACCCCGACTACGCCAAGCACATCCTCGCCGACAACAGCGCGAACTACCACAAGGGGATCGGCCTGGTGCACGCCCGGCGGGCGCTGGGCGACGGGCTCCTGACCAGCGAGGGTGACCTCTGGCGCAAGCAGCGTTCGGTGATCCAGCCGGCGTTCCAGAGCAAGCGGATCGCCGCCCAGGCCGGTGCGATCGGACTGGAGGCCGCCGCCCTGGTCGAGCGGCTGCGGGCGTACGAGGGCCAGGGGCCGGTCGACGTGGTCAAGGAGATGACCGGGCTGACCCTGGGGGTGCTCGGCCGGACCCTGCTCGACGCCGACCTGGGTACGTTCAACACCATCGGGGGCTCCTTCTCGACCGTCCAGGACCAGGCGATGTTCGAGCTGGCGACGCTGAGCGCGGTGCCGACCTGGATCCCGCTGCCGACCCAGCTCCGGTTCCGCCGGGCACGGCGGGACCTGGAACGGATCGTCGACCAGTTGGTCGCCGACCGTCGGGCGAGCACCGGGAACCGCGACGACGTCCTGTCCCGGCTGATCATCTCGGCCGGGCAGGAGTCCGACCCCCGGGTGGGACGGGAGCGGCTGCGCGACGAACTGGTGACCCTGCTGCTGGCCGGGCACGAGACGACCGCGAGCACGTTGACCTGGAGTCTCTACCTGATCGACCAGCATCCGCAGGTGTGGGAGCGGATGCACGCCGAGGCGGTCGAGGTGCTCGGTGACCGGCCACCGGTCTACGAGGACCTGCGGGGGCTGAAGTACACGGCGATGGTGGTGGAGGAGGTGATGCGACTCTTCCCGCCGGTGTGGCTGTTGCCGCGCAAGGCGTTGCGGGAGGACAACGTGGGCGGCTACCACGTACCCGCCGGGGCGGACGTGGTGGTGTGCACGTACACCCTGCACCGGCACCCGGACTTCTGGCCGTCGCCGGAGCGGTTCGACCCGGAGCGGTTCGACCCGGCCCGTTCGGGCGACCGGCCCCGGTACGCGTACATCCCGTTCGGTGCCGGTCCCCGGTTCTGCGTCGGCAACCACCTGGGCATGATGGAGGCGGCCTTCGTCCTCGCCATGCTGGCCCGTGAGCTGCGGCTGGTGAAGGCTCCGGAGCACGAGGTGGTGCCGGAGCCGATGCTGTCGCTGCGGATGCGCGACGGGCTGCCGATGACGGTACGCAGCCTGCGCTGA
- a CDS encoding helix-turn-helix transcriptional regulator yields MLDNLSEPLTIDDMARVAMFSKFHFSRMFQRATGLSPGRFLSALRLQRAKQLLVSTSLNVADISMRVGYTSVGTFSSRFSRSVGLSPTTYRRLGGFTPKIHADSGPEAACGTVKGIIHPHPTTGRQVTFVGLFPDRIPEGRPVSCAILDHAGQYALERVPKGAWYLLAHAVPAGTEDSVDGAGLNPDDLSVGIVGPIEMCRDSVVESVDLQLKPMRTMDPPVLLALFDVRKDALIRAGVRSDSSYEPFAVA; encoded by the coding sequence ATGCTCGACAATCTGAGCGAGCCGCTCACGATCGACGACATGGCGCGGGTGGCCATGTTCAGCAAGTTCCACTTCTCGAGAATGTTCCAACGCGCGACCGGGCTGTCGCCCGGACGGTTCCTGTCCGCCCTGCGGCTGCAACGGGCCAAGCAGCTGCTGGTGTCGACCTCACTGAACGTCGCCGACATCAGCATGCGGGTGGGCTACACCAGCGTCGGTACGTTCAGCTCCCGCTTCTCCCGCAGCGTGGGACTGTCACCGACCACCTACCGCAGGCTCGGCGGGTTCACGCCGAAGATCCATGCGGACAGCGGCCCCGAGGCCGCGTGCGGCACGGTCAAGGGCATCATCCATCCCCACCCGACGACCGGACGCCAGGTCACCTTCGTCGGCCTGTTCCCCGACCGCATCCCCGAAGGCCGGCCGGTGAGCTGCGCGATCCTGGACCATGCCGGGCAGTACGCGCTGGAGCGGGTACCGAAGGGCGCGTGGTACCTGCTGGCGCACGCCGTCCCGGCCGGCACCGAGGACTCCGTCGACGGCGCCGGGCTGAACCCCGACGACCTGTCCGTGGGCATCGTCGGGCCGATCGAGATGTGCCGGGACAGCGTGGTCGAGTCGGTGGACCTGCAACTCAAGCCGATGCGGACGATGGATCCGCCGGTCCTGCTGGCCCTGTTCGACGTACGCAAGGATGCCCTGATCCGCGCGGGTGTCCGCAGCGACAGCTCCTACGAGCCGTTCGCGGTGGCCTGA